From a region of the Citricoccus muralis genome:
- a CDS encoding aldehyde dehydrogenase (NADP(+)) codes for MTSTPSTQTRLTGHSIIAGESVPGTGGTTHGYNPATNEPLEPAYTLIDNDQLTRATAAAQEAFESFSTLDPQTHAAFLDRVADNIEASREELVARAMAETGLPEARLTGETGRTTGQLRLFARVVRQGDHHGVRVDPAQPERTPMPRADIRQRKVPLGPVAVFGASNFPLAFSTAGGDTASALAAGCPVVFKAHNAHPGTGEIVGRAIASAVQELGLHPGVFSLIYGPGASVGQALVADPRIKAVGFTGSRGAGTALMATAAARPEPIPVYAEMSSINPVYFFEGALSGDEGAVEALAASFVGSLTGSAGQLCTAPGLVFVPAGAAGDRFSAAVSRALAEKAGQTMLTAGIAQSWTAGVERLSSQQGVSAVGQGQAGTTENSPAPVVYGTDVDTFQTNEILHEEIFGAASLFIRYGSLDELIAATRRMEGQLTATLHLTDADHAAAAPLIPELERKVGRILANAWPTGVEVGYAMVHGGPFPATSDSRTTSVGTLAIERFLRPVAYQDLPEALLPAPVRQDNPWHLNRRVDGETVLAEGAGE; via the coding sequence ATGACCTCCACCCCCTCCACCCAAACCCGCCTGACCGGGCATTCCATCATCGCCGGGGAGTCCGTGCCGGGCACGGGCGGCACCACCCACGGCTACAACCCGGCCACCAACGAGCCGCTGGAGCCGGCCTACACGCTGATCGACAACGACCAGCTGACCCGTGCCACGGCCGCCGCCCAGGAGGCCTTCGAGTCCTTCAGCACCCTGGACCCCCAGACGCACGCGGCCTTCCTGGACCGGGTGGCGGACAACATCGAGGCGTCCCGGGAGGAACTGGTGGCCCGCGCGATGGCCGAGACCGGCCTGCCCGAGGCCCGCCTGACCGGCGAGACCGGCCGGACCACCGGCCAGTTGCGCCTGTTCGCCCGCGTGGTCCGCCAGGGCGATCACCACGGTGTCCGCGTGGACCCGGCGCAGCCGGAGCGGACCCCGATGCCGCGCGCCGACATCCGCCAGCGCAAGGTGCCGTTGGGACCCGTGGCGGTGTTCGGGGCCAGCAACTTCCCGTTGGCCTTCTCCACCGCCGGCGGGGACACCGCGTCCGCGCTCGCGGCTGGCTGCCCCGTGGTCTTCAAGGCCCACAACGCGCACCCCGGCACGGGTGAGATCGTCGGCCGGGCCATCGCCAGCGCCGTCCAGGAGCTCGGCCTCCACCCGGGCGTCTTCTCCCTCATCTACGGCCCCGGCGCCTCTGTGGGCCAGGCACTCGTGGCCGACCCGAGGATCAAGGCCGTCGGCTTCACCGGATCCCGCGGCGCCGGCACCGCCCTGATGGCCACCGCCGCCGCCCGCCCCGAACCCATCCCGGTCTATGCCGAGATGAGCTCCATCAACCCGGTCTACTTCTTCGAGGGGGCCCTCTCCGGGGACGAGGGGGCCGTCGAGGCGCTCGCCGCCTCCTTCGTCGGCTCCCTCACCGGCTCCGCCGGTCAGTTGTGCACGGCCCCGGGCCTGGTGTTCGTCCCGGCCGGAGCCGCCGGCGACCGCTTCTCGGCCGCGGTGTCCCGCGCCCTGGCCGAGAAGGCCGGGCAGACCATGCTCACCGCCGGGATCGCGCAGTCCTGGACGGCCGGCGTCGAGCGCCTGTCCTCCCAGCAGGGCGTCAGCGCTGTGGGCCAGGGTCAGGCAGGCACCACCGAGAACTCGCCGGCACCGGTCGTCTACGGCACCGATGTGGACACCTTCCAGACCAATGAGATCCTCCACGAGGAGATCTTCGGCGCGGCCTCGCTGTTCATCCGCTACGGCTCCCTGGATGAGCTCATCGCGGCGACCCGCCGCATGGAGGGCCAGCTGACCGCCACCCTGCACCTGACCGACGCCGATCACGCCGCTGCGGCTCCGCTCATCCCGGAGCTGGAGCGCAAGGTCGGGCGCATCCTCGCCAACGCCTGGCCCACGGGAGTGGAGGTGGGCTACGCCATGGTGCACGGTGGCCCGTTCCCGGCCACCTCGGATTCCCGCACGACGTCGGTCGGCACCTTGGCCATCGAGCGGTTCCTGCGCCCGGTGGCCTACCAGGACCTCCCCGAGGCCCTGCTGCCGGCACCGGTGCGCCAGGACAACCCCTGGCACCTGAACCGCCGGGTCGACGGCGAGACGGTGCTGGCCGAGGGAGCGGGGGAGTGA
- a CDS encoding 5-dehydro-4-deoxyglucarate dehydratase gives MAQYTPQELAVRLKDGLLSFPATAFAADHSVDEHAVRDHVTWQSGFDVAGLFAAGGTGEGFSLTDAEHAQVVRVSVESSRPEVPVLGSAGGSTRQAIAQAQASEAAGAEGILLLPPYLTECDQVGLLEHASAVVGSTRTAVIVYNRANAIYSAETVAELARRHENFIGFKDATGDIEHLAKVYARNGDRMFYLGGLPTAETFALPLLQLGMSTYSSAMFNFVPEFALDFYRDVRNLDRDAVTEKLNRFVLPYLEIRDRGKGFGVSIVKAGIQAVGRNVGGVRPPLHDLTEQDREDLSALINEAGISPLSPALTV, from the coding sequence GTGGCCCAGTACACCCCGCAGGAGCTTGCAGTTCGACTCAAGGACGGCCTGCTGTCCTTCCCCGCCACTGCCTTCGCCGCCGACCACTCCGTGGACGAGCACGCCGTGCGAGACCACGTCACGTGGCAGTCCGGCTTCGACGTAGCCGGACTGTTCGCCGCCGGCGGCACCGGGGAGGGATTCTCGCTCACCGATGCGGAGCACGCCCAGGTGGTGCGGGTGTCCGTGGAGTCCTCCCGCCCGGAGGTCCCGGTGCTCGGCTCCGCCGGCGGTTCCACCCGCCAGGCTATCGCCCAGGCCCAGGCTTCCGAGGCAGCTGGCGCCGAGGGCATCCTGCTGCTGCCGCCGTACCTGACCGAGTGCGACCAAGTGGGATTGCTGGAACACGCCTCGGCCGTTGTAGGCTCCACCCGGACCGCCGTGATCGTCTACAACCGCGCCAACGCCATCTACTCGGCCGAGACTGTGGCCGAGTTGGCCCGCCGGCACGAGAACTTCATCGGCTTCAAGGACGCCACCGGGGACATCGAGCACCTCGCCAAGGTATATGCCCGCAATGGCGACCGCATGTTCTACCTGGGTGGCCTACCCACGGCTGAGACTTTTGCCCTGCCGCTGCTGCAACTGGGCATGAGCACCTACTCATCTGCCATGTTCAACTTCGTTCCCGAGTTCGCCCTGGACTTCTACCGGGACGTGCGCAATCTGGACCGGGACGCCGTGACCGAGAAGCTCAACCGTTTCGTACTGCCCTACCTGGAGATCCGCGACCGCGGAAAGGGCTTCGGCGTCTCCATCGTCAAGGCCGGCATTCAGGCAGTCGGCCGTAACGTCGGCGGCGTCCGTCCGCCGCTGCACGACCTCACCGAACAGGACCGTGAGGACCTATCGGCCTTGATCAACGAGGCCGGGATCTCACCCCTCTCGCCTGCGCTGACGGTCTGA
- a CDS encoding MgtC/SapB family protein, with protein MTNVFTAALPFGAAIALGSLIGLERQWRQRTTGMRTHALVALGAASLAQLCPRPGGSQEGSADEARRSLGGGGPRCRRVVPSHSPSRARLSRPLVPPLSFHAHRVLKNAKYALDRNDEPFLRWSVNGTHAVQPPTRKCRVTN; from the coding sequence ATGACGAACGTATTCACCGCCGCGCTGCCGTTCGGGGCCGCCATCGCGCTCGGATCGCTGATAGGCCTCGAGCGCCAGTGGCGCCAGCGCACCACCGGCATGCGCACCCACGCCTTGGTCGCGCTGGGTGCAGCGAGCTTGGCACAGCTGTGTCCACGGCCCGGAGGCTCGCAGGAGGGCTCCGCCGATGAGGCCCGCCGTTCCCTAGGGGGCGGTGGGCCTCGCTGTCGTCGGGTGGTGCCGAGCCATTCGCCTTCAAGAGCACGGCTCTCTCGACCGCTGGTTCCGCCTCTCTCCTTCCATGCTCACAGGGTATTGAAGAATGCCAAATATGCCTTGGACAGGAATGATGAACCCTTCCTACGGTGGTCAGTGAACGGCACCCATGCCGTCCAGCCCCCAACGCGGAAGTGCCGCGTTACCAACTAG